The following are from one region of the Cetobacterium somerae genome:
- a CDS encoding carbon-phosphorus lyase complex subunit PhnI — protein MAYVAVTGGKEAIEHSNNLIKYYRVKNGSDLTVDMIKNQMRGLVDRVMSEGGLYSPELAALSIKQGEGNIEESVFLMRAFRSTLPRKYYSNVVDTEKMKVIRRISAAFKDIPGGQLLGPTYDYSHRLLDFDLIQEENCQSWIENLKKEVEENYIDEDINYPKISNLLRAEGLIKTEVHENEEPFDVTRDKISLPLPRSARLQILSRGESGAVAAIGYSSLRGFGGNIHPTVGELRVGNVEVDIPYPLDEEESYYIGEMMLTEVENIFPESEGEEIEFKLGYGLVMGQNETKAIAMSVLDRNLDIPGDTPAQNEEFVLYHIDSVESSGFVSHLKLPHYVTFQSKLDRIRSSKKGER, from the coding sequence ATGGCTTATGTTGCAGTAACAGGTGGAAAAGAAGCGATAGAACATTCAAATAATCTTATAAAATATTATAGAGTAAAAAATGGAAGTGATTTAACTGTAGATATGATAAAAAATCAAATGAGAGGATTAGTAGATAGAGTTATGAGTGAGGGTGGATTATATTCACCAGAATTAGCTGCACTATCTATAAAACAAGGAGAGGGAAATATAGAGGAAAGTGTATTTTTAATGAGAGCTTTTAGATCTACTCTTCCGAGAAAATACTACTCAAATGTAGTGGATACGGAAAAAATGAAAGTTATTAGAAGAATATCAGCTGCTTTTAAAGATATTCCAGGAGGGCAACTATTAGGACCTACATATGATTATTCTCATAGACTTTTAGATTTTGATTTAATTCAAGAAGAAAATTGTCAAAGTTGGATAGAGAATTTAAAAAAAGAAGTTGAAGAAAATTATATAGATGAAGATATAAATTATCCAAAAATATCTAATTTATTGAGAGCAGAAGGGTTAATAAAAACAGAGGTTCATGAAAATGAAGAACCCTTTGATGTAACAAGAGATAAAATTTCATTACCTTTACCAAGATCAGCAAGACTTCAAATTTTATCAAGAGGTGAAAGTGGAGCAGTTGCAGCAATTGGATATAGTAGTTTGAGAGGGTTTGGTGGAAATATTCATCCAACAGTAGGAGAACTTAGAGTGGGAAATGTAGAAGTTGATATACCTTATCCATTAGATGAAGAAGAAAGTTATTATATTGGAGAGATGATGTTAACAGAAGTAGAAAATATATTTCCAGAATCTGAAGGTGAAGAGATTGAATTTAAATTAGGTTACGGTTTAGTAATGGGGCAAAATGAGACAAAAGCTATAGCTATGTCAGTATTAGATAGAAATTTAGATATACCAGGAGATACTCCTGCTCAAAATGAAGAATTTGTTTTATATCATATAGATAGTGTAGAGTCATCTGGATTTGTATCTCATTTAAAGTTGCCACATTATGTAACATTCCAATCAAAACTAGATAGAATAAGAAGCAGTAAAAAAGGAGAAAGATAA
- the phnH gene encoding phosphonate C-P lyase system protein PhnH, producing the protein MKIEKFDFVHDIQKIYRKLLDSMSKPGTINNIENEIQNLEVYSSLSKEMMGLAYTLLNIESKFYIENEDEKKYVKLHTFAQEKVLEKAEFILVDSKKDGEEKILEVIENASIGTLEDPHLGATLIISVDKITNEENLILKGPGIKNQTSFSIDGLSKKIFEKRDLVNSEFPLGIDFILVDKFGNIGCLPRTTKLEVKR; encoded by the coding sequence ATGAAAATAGAAAAATTTGATTTTGTTCATGATATTCAAAAAATATATAGAAAGTTACTAGATAGTATGTCAAAACCTGGAACAATAAACAATATAGAGAATGAGATTCAAAATTTAGAGGTCTATTCAAGTTTATCTAAAGAGATGATGGGACTAGCATATACTTTACTAAATATAGAAAGTAAGTTTTATATAGAGAATGAAGATGAGAAAAAATATGTAAAATTACATACTTTTGCTCAAGAAAAAGTTTTAGAAAAAGCAGAATTCATACTTGTTGATTCAAAAAAAGATGGAGAAGAGAAAATTTTAGAAGTAATTGAAAATGCATCTATAGGAACATTAGAAGATCCCCATTTAGGAGCTACTTTAATCATAAGCGTGGATAAAATAACAAATGAAGAAAATTTGATTCTAAAAGGTCCTGGAATAAAAAATCAAACGAGTTTTTCAATAGATGGGTTAAGTAAAAAAATATTTGAAAAAAGAGATTTAGTAAATTCAGAATTTCCTTTGGGAATAGACTTTATATTAGTCGATAAATTTGGAAATATCGGTTGTTTACCAAGAACTACAAAATTAGAGGTGAAAAGATAA
- the phnG gene encoding phosphonate C-P lyase system protein PhnG, producing the protein MKKRRLSYILAHTNIENLKKEVEKLENLYRVSTVKEPEMGLTMVKVKDGVYKEKFYIGELLITECSVHLDGILGMGIVQGDDSERAYLMGVIDAAFNSEKVDKGELLKVIENWEKTIKDIYIEEKSMVEGSKVKFNTMGV; encoded by the coding sequence ATGAAAAAAAGAAGATTATCTTATATTTTAGCTCATACAAATATAGAGAACTTAAAAAAAGAGGTAGAAAAATTAGAAAACTTATATAGAGTAAGTACAGTAAAAGAACCAGAGATGGGATTGACTATGGTCAAAGTAAAGGATGGTGTTTATAAGGAAAAATTTTATATAGGAGAGCTATTAATAACAGAGTGTTCTGTACACTTAGATGGAATTTTAGGTATGGGAATAGTTCAAGGTGATGACTCAGAAAGAGCATATTTAATGGGAGTTATAGATGCAGCTTTTAATAGTGAAAAAGTTGATAAAGGAGAACTTTTAAAAGTGATTGAAAATTGGGAAAAAACTATAAAAGATATATATATAGAAGAAAAATCTATGGTTGAAGGTTCAAAAGTAAAATTTAATACAATGGGAGTGTAA
- a CDS encoding glycerol-3-phosphate responsive antiterminator, whose product MKFNRTTPVIVNEIYYEKALESKSQFVVFEMGDFISLKDRVDELKEMKKEVFVKINEIEGLKEDDDATMEFLKSIGVFGITSNKTKVLTKAKKIGLKTVYTAFVFDTKSFGTTLKNIKTINPDIIEVRPGLMTKVIKIIKEENPNIPIWSTGLITEEVEIDEALNCGAQTVVTSKIELW is encoded by the coding sequence TTGAAATTTAATAGAACAACACCAGTTATAGTAAATGAGATATATTATGAAAAAGCTTTAGAAAGTAAAAGCCAATTTGTAGTTTTTGAAATGGGTGATTTTATATCTTTAAAAGATAGAGTTGATGAATTAAAAGAAATGAAAAAAGAAGTTTTTGTAAAGATAAATGAAATAGAAGGGCTAAAAGAGGATGATGATGCCACTATGGAGTTTTTAAAAAGTATTGGAGTATTTGGAATAACTTCAAATAAAACCAAGGTTTTAACAAAAGCTAAAAAAATAGGATTGAAAACAGTATATACAGCTTTTGTTTTTGATACAAAATCATTTGGAACAACTTTAAAAAATATAAAAACAATAAATCCAGATATAATAGAGGTGAGACCTGGACTTATGACAAAAGTTATAAAGATAATAAAGGAAGAGAATCCAAATATTCCAATTTGGTCAACAGGACTAATAACAGAAGAAGTGGAAATAGATGAAGCTTTAAATTGTGGAGCTCAAACAGTTGTAACTAGTAAAATAGAACTTTGGTAA
- a CDS encoding PhnE/PtxC family ABC transporter permease produces the protein MKIKNGKIQIKNYDLQYWVLQGVILFLGIITIYSFTKLGLTVEKHNPIFDSHYYRVGQMFESFLRFNINFKKYFSTMITSFLSTFGLAFLSTILGLLIGGVLALFSARNLSNKWLSDVIRGSSAAVRAVPTFLIVLLCISIYGMTGTSAVIGMTFHSTVFFVKVLGETFEEVEEGTLEGIKASGGSWLNLIHAVVIPSSINKIVAWSAFRLEINFGVAVIMGPFAAVKNSLGSDLKKAVSTYNFTEIFFTIGVIFITMYVLQYLADRLKRKAKID, from the coding sequence ATGAAGATTAAAAATGGAAAAATTCAAATAAAAAATTACGACTTACAATACTGGGTATTACAAGGAGTAATCCTTTTTTTAGGAATAATAACAATTTATTCTTTTACAAAACTTGGTTTGACAGTAGAAAAACATAATCCAATATTTGATTCACATTATTACAGAGTGGGGCAAATGTTTGAAAGTTTTTTAAGATTTAATATCAATTTTAAAAAATATTTTAGTACAATGATTACATCATTTTTATCAACTTTTGGTCTTGCTTTTTTATCTACAATATTAGGACTCTTAATTGGAGGAGTTTTAGCATTATTTTCAGCTAGAAATTTATCTAACAAATGGTTAAGTGATGTTATTAGGGGAAGTAGTGCAGCAGTAAGGGCTGTCCCAACATTTTTAATAGTGTTACTGTGTATATCAATTTACGGAATGACAGGGACAAGTGCTGTTATAGGAATGACTTTTCATAGTACTGTGTTCTTTGTTAAAGTTTTAGGTGAAACTTTTGAAGAGGTTGAAGAAGGAACTTTAGAAGGAATAAAAGCCTCTGGAGGAAGTTGGTTAAATTTAATACACGCAGTAGTAATACCATCGAGTATTAATAAAATAGTAGCTTGGTCTGCTTTTAGGTTAGAAATAAATTTTGGAGTAGCAGTTATAATGGGACCATTTGCAGCAGTAAAAAATTCATTGGGATCAGATTTGAAAAAGGCAGTTAGTACATATAATTTTACAGAAATTTTCTTTACAATAGGAGTTATATTTATAACAATGTATGTTTTACAATATCTAGCAGATAGACTTAAAAGAAAAGCTAAGATAGATTAA
- a CDS encoding ABC transporter permease subunit: MKLVIDNCIFKRKRKKMIGIILITLIISLVFMILSDFQIIKVIEGTGKIGGFLKQYFPPKFIDFKSTLRELWITIAVSIGSTVLAAVFSFFMSLCTSKSIALNKTLGKIFTGLGLVCRNVPIYVWQLLLGMIFYMGGFFLAFLIIFLISLGFLIRAFTETIDETSSSSIEALESAGADKFVIIKNAVIPDTIAQLVSWTLFCIETNIRSSSLIGYLTGAGIGYLISFHRGFKRDFNTTLGLIIVIGITLILWDFFSNRLRGIILNED, encoded by the coding sequence ATGAAATTAGTAATAGATAACTGTATATTTAAAAGAAAGAGAAAGAAAATGATAGGAATTATTTTGATTACTTTAATAATATCTTTAGTTTTTATGATTTTATCAGATTTTCAAATTATTAAAGTAATAGAAGGTACAGGAAAAATAGGGGGATTTTTAAAACAATATTTTCCACCGAAGTTTATTGACTTTAAAAGTACTTTAAGAGAGTTATGGATAACAATAGCAGTGAGTATTGGAAGCACTGTTTTAGCGGCAGTTTTCTCATTTTTTATGAGTTTATGTACAAGTAAATCAATTGCTCTGAATAAAACTTTAGGAAAAATATTTACAGGTTTAGGGCTTGTGTGTAGAAATGTTCCTATTTATGTTTGGCAACTTTTATTGGGAATGATATTTTATATGGGAGGATTTTTCTTAGCATTTTTAATAATATTTTTAATATCATTAGGATTTTTAATTAGAGCTTTTACAGAAACTATTGATGAAACTTCTAGTAGTAGTATAGAAGCTTTAGAATCTGCAGGAGCAGATAAATTTGTAATTATAAAAAATGCGGTTATTCCAGATACAATAGCTCAACTTGTTAGTTGGACTTTGTTTTGTATAGAAACAAATATAAGAAGTTCATCATTAATAGGTTATTTAACAGGAGCAGGAATAGGATATTTAATCTCCTTTCACAGAGGATTTAAGAGAGATTTTAATACAACTTTAGGTCTTATTATAGTTATAGGTATAACTCTTATTTTATGGGATTTTTTTAGTAATAGATTAAGGGGGATAATTTTAAATGAAGATTAA
- the phnC gene encoding phosphonate ABC transporter ATP-binding protein, with translation MKKTILEIKNLFKTYDGKKNVLEDISLEFKEGELISVIGSSGAGKSTFLRCLNKMISPSSGEILFNNESLVKANKKEIKKIRTKIGMIFQHYNIVKQLTVIENVLHGKLGQMSSIKGLLGIYSECDKKEAFELLKELGLKGHEYKKCGNLSGGQKQRVGIARALIQNPHLILCDEPIASLDPQSAKVIMDILKDISVKKGITCVANLHQVDVALKYSDRIIGLKNGKILFNGPPSKLTPEIVHEIYGAKHGELIVDEEVSITSNKVVA, from the coding sequence ATGAAAAAAACTATATTAGAAATAAAAAATCTTTTTAAAACTTATGATGGAAAGAAAAATGTATTAGAAGACATAAGTTTAGAATTTAAAGAGGGGGAATTAATATCAGTTATTGGTTCTTCTGGAGCTGGAAAATCTACATTTTTAAGATGTTTAAATAAAATGATTTCTCCATCTTCTGGAGAGATTTTATTTAATAATGAAAGTTTGGTAAAAGCTAATAAAAAAGAGATAAAAAAAATTAGAACAAAAATAGGAATGATATTTCAACACTATAACATTGTAAAACAACTTACAGTTATAGAAAATGTTTTACATGGTAAATTAGGTCAAATGAGTTCAATAAAAGGCCTTTTAGGTATTTATAGTGAGTGTGATAAAAAGGAAGCTTTTGAACTTTTAAAAGAGTTGGGATTAAAAGGACATGAATATAAAAAATGTGGAAATTTATCTGGAGGACAAAAACAAAGAGTTGGAATAGCAAGAGCTCTTATTCAAAATCCCCATTTAATTCTTTGTGATGAACCAATAGCTTCTTTAGATCCACAATCAGCTAAGGTAATTATGGATATATTAAAAGATATATCTGTAAAGAAGGGGATAACATGCGTTGCAAATTTGCATCAAGTGGATGTAGCATTAAAATACTCAGATAGGATAATAGGACTAAAAAATGGGAAAATATTATTTAATGGTCCTCCAAGTAAATTAACTCCAGAAATAGTTCATGAAATTTATGGAGCTAAACATGGTGAGCTAATAGTAGATGAAGAAGTTTCTATAACTTCAAATAAAGTTGTTGCTTAA
- a CDS encoding PhnD/SsuA/transferrin family substrate-binding protein: MKKKLLTVALGSLFFMGMSLESSAFFGKKEEKIVLGFLPTEGSAEFEGFRDGLAAEIEAAIGKKVDIRTTDSYEALIDAMLAGEMDLAFSGGNQYIMAKDDSKGKENIEVIFTYGPDGVLEKAGYQGWIATKKDSDLYKDIKKSGIGDDLTPGGKDEIERIKMLKDKRFSFVSSSSSSGFKVPRAILNNTFGPEGTKEIKNKDDFANPQKVNIMDITFSPTGDHQGNINLIYNGGVDAGAFCEGYFVDGVDAKGIEDFYILAKRIVPNGPVWANVDSLGKDNLEKIKVHFNNLSYDKASEVGKQLWTSKGTLLKGKNEKFLLVQDGFYEILRQM, encoded by the coding sequence ATGAAAAAAAAGTTATTAACAGTGGCATTAGGAAGTTTATTTTTTATGGGAATGAGTTTAGAAAGTTCAGCTTTTTTCGGAAAAAAAGAGGAGAAAATAGTTCTAGGATTTTTACCAACAGAAGGAAGTGCAGAATTCGAAGGGTTTAGAGATGGATTAGCTGCAGAAATAGAAGCTGCAATAGGTAAAAAGGTTGATATTAGGACTACAGATTCATATGAAGCTCTAATAGATGCGATGTTAGCTGGGGAAATGGATTTAGCTTTTAGTGGAGGAAATCAATATATAATGGCAAAGGATGATTCTAAAGGGAAAGAAAATATAGAAGTTATCTTTACATATGGACCAGATGGAGTTTTAGAAAAGGCGGGATATCAAGGATGGATAGCAACAAAGAAAGACTCAGATTTATATAAAGATATAAAAAAATCAGGAATTGGAGATGATTTAACTCCAGGTGGAAAAGATGAAATTGAAAGAATAAAAATGTTAAAAGATAAAAGATTTTCTTTTGTCTCATCATCATCGTCGTCAGGATTTAAAGTTCCAAGAGCTATTTTAAATAATACGTTTGGACCAGAGGGTACAAAAGAGATAAAAAATAAAGATGATTTTGCGAACCCACAAAAAGTTAATATTATGGATATAACATTTTCTCCAACTGGAGACCATCAAGGAAATATAAATCTTATCTATAATGGTGGAGTGGATGCAGGAGCATTTTGTGAGGGATATTTTGTAGATGGAGTAGATGCTAAAGGAATTGAAGATTTCTATATTTTAGCAAAAAGAATTGTACCAAATGGACCTGTTTGGGCTAATGTAGATAGTTTAGGAAAAGATAATCTTGAGAAAATAAAAGTTCATTTTAATAATTTGAGCTATGACAAAGCTTCTGAGGTAGGAAAACAACTTTGGACTTCAAAAGGAACTCTGTTAAAAGGAAAAAATGAGAAATTCTTATTAGTTCAAGATGGATTTTATGAAATATTGAGACAAATGTAA
- a CDS encoding ABC transporter ATP-binding protein: MSFIVGKNLEKRYDKTTVFKNINFNIKKGEFVTLLGPSGCGKSTLLRCIAGLNEINNGDIYIDGENVTDKSAKDRGIGMVFQNYALFPNMTVFENIAFGLEMKKLKKGYIEKKVDEMLKLVHLEEKRDFYPAQLSGGQKQRVAIARSLATEPKILLLDEPLSALDAKVRKSLREQLKEIQKETNVTTIFVTHDQEEALTISDRVFIMDKGNIVQVGTPEEIYTNPKTVFMAQFIGNYNILKDEETRKVFGNEIFGNIAIRPEAIYVRELERNYNLDDFILKKGIVKDFSILGNVIRYFIECKGVSLRVDLLNRGLGKLYEIGSVLDLMFLKKEIKYY, translated from the coding sequence ATGAGTTTTATAGTTGGAAAAAATTTAGAGAAAAGATATGATAAAACCACAGTTTTTAAAAATATAAACTTTAATATAAAAAAAGGTGAGTTTGTAACACTTTTAGGACCATCAGGTTGTGGAAAATCAACATTGTTGAGATGTATAGCTGGATTAAATGAGATAAACAATGGAGATATTTATATTGATGGAGAAAATGTAACAGATAAATCAGCTAAAGATCGTGGTATAGGAATGGTTTTTCAAAACTATGCTCTTTTTCCAAATATGACTGTATTTGAAAATATAGCTTTTGGTTTAGAGATGAAAAAGTTAAAAAAAGGTTATATAGAGAAAAAAGTTGATGAGATGTTAAAGTTAGTACATTTAGAGGAGAAAAGAGATTTTTATCCAGCCCAACTTTCAGGAGGACAAAAGCAAAGGGTAGCTATAGCTAGATCTTTAGCCACAGAACCTAAAATATTGCTTTTAGATGAGCCATTATCAGCTTTAGATGCTAAAGTTAGAAAATCTTTAAGAGAACAATTAAAAGAGATTCAAAAAGAAACTAATGTTACAACAATTTTTGTAACTCATGATCAAGAGGAAGCTCTTACAATTTCAGATAGAGTTTTTATAATGGATAAAGGAAATATAGTTCAAGTGGGAACTCCAGAAGAGATATATACAAATCCAAAGACAGTTTTTATGGCTCAATTTATTGGAAATTATAATATTTTGAAAGATGAGGAAACAAGAAAAGTTTTTGGAAATGAAATATTTGGAAATATAGCTATAAGACCAGAGGCCATATATGTAAGAGAGCTTGAAAGAAACTATAATCTAGATGATTTCATATTAAAAAAAGGAATAGTTAAAGATTTTTCTATTTTAGGAAATGTAATCAGATATTTTATTGAATGTAAAGGTGTTAGCTTAAGAGTGGACCTTTTAAATAGAGGACTTGGAAAACTTTATGAAATAGGATCAGTTTTGGATTTGATGTTTTTGAAAAAGGAGATTAAATACTATTAA
- a CDS encoding ABC transporter permease: MKNKIHIWIVTTILTTLFLPILGTLLYSLSTKWTNTLLPQSLTLKWYLEIFQNEMFLNAIGKSFWICLISLFFIGIVLVPTVFVATYYFRKIEKMMELLVLICFAVPGAVSVVGLIKLYSNEPFRLVGTTYILVGVYFVLAYPFVYRGIKNSLSGLNIKELVESANILGASTKVAFFRVIVPNISKGLSVSMLLTFSMLFGEFLLVNMLVGGKFQTVQMYINSIKSGYSGHYSSALVITYFGILLMLTTLAFYIGEKNNRR, encoded by the coding sequence ATGAAAAATAAAATTCATATATGGATTGTAACAACTATATTAACGACACTATTTTTACCAATATTAGGGACATTGCTATACTCTTTAAGCACTAAATGGACTAATACTTTGTTACCTCAAAGTTTGACACTAAAATGGTATTTAGAAATTTTTCAAAATGAGATGTTTTTAAATGCTATTGGAAAAAGCTTTTGGATATGTTTAATCTCTCTGTTTTTTATAGGGATAGTGCTTGTACCAACTGTATTTGTAGCTACTTACTACTTTAGAAAAATAGAAAAAATGATGGAGTTACTGGTGTTAATTTGTTTTGCTGTTCCTGGTGCAGTTTCAGTTGTAGGACTTATAAAATTATATTCAAATGAACCTTTTAGATTGGTAGGAACAACATATATTTTAGTGGGAGTGTATTTTGTCTTAGCTTATCCCTTTGTTTATAGAGGGATAAAAAATAGTTTATCTGGATTAAATATAAAAGAGTTAGTTGAAAGTGCTAATATACTTGGGGCTAGCACAAAAGTAGCTTTTTTTAGAGTGATAGTTCCAAATATTTCAAAGGGATTGAGTGTTTCAATGTTACTAACTTTTTCTATGTTATTTGGAGAGTTTTTATTAGTAAATATGCTGGTTGGAGGAAAGTTTCAAACCGTTCAAATGTATATAAATAGCATAAAATCTGGATATAGTGGTCATTACTCAAGTGCTTTAGTAATAACGTATTTTGGGATACTATTGATGCTAACAACACTAGCTTTTTATATAGGAGAAAAAAATAATAGGAGATAG
- a CDS encoding ABC transporter permease — translation MENILKLEKSKKISIPKRGLKEHEKGFLILIPFIILIGMFLITPFISVFIGSFLNEFSEITLENYEYILKSKFIKQSIFNSIELAVVSTFIGLLISLQGAYSLNRLKNSSKKNILLFINMLSNFSGIPLAFAFIILLGSNGVMTILLKNIGLIDGFDVYSKTGLMLMYIYFQLPLGLLLLYPVFDRLDPQWQEMVNILGGGTFIFWKRVGIPVMLKEILGTVLIMFANAMGAYACTLALTNGTYNVMTIRITSYIAGEVAYEPGIASAMSILLGGILIFVVIINEVMLKKKRGRYEK, via the coding sequence TTGGAAAATATTTTAAAACTTGAGAAATCCAAAAAAATAAGTATACCGAAAAGAGGTTTAAAAGAGCATGAGAAAGGATTTTTAATTCTTATTCCTTTTATAATTTTAATAGGAATGTTTTTAATAACTCCTTTTATCTCAGTTTTCATAGGAAGTTTTTTAAATGAGTTTAGTGAGATTACTTTAGAAAATTATGAGTATATATTAAAAAGTAAATTTATAAAGCAGTCGATTTTTAATTCCATAGAACTTGCGGTAGTTTCAACTTTTATTGGATTATTAATCTCTCTTCAAGGAGCATACTCTTTAAACAGATTAAAAAATAGTTCAAAAAAGAATATCTTACTATTTATAAATATGCTTTCAAATTTTAGTGGAATACCACTTGCTTTTGCTTTCATAATTCTTCTTGGAAGTAATGGAGTGATGACAATTTTACTGAAAAATATTGGATTAATAGATGGGTTTGATGTTTATTCAAAGACTGGTTTAATGCTTATGTATATATATTTTCAGTTACCACTAGGATTACTTTTACTATATCCAGTATTTGATAGATTAGATCCTCAGTGGCAAGAGATGGTTAATATATTAGGGGGAGGAACATTCATATTTTGGAAAAGAGTTGGAATTCCAGTTATGTTAAAAGAGATTTTAGGAACAGTACTTATAATGTTTGCTAATGCCATGGGAGCTTATGCATGTACGTTAGCTCTAACAAATGGAACATACAATGTAATGACAATAAGAATTACTAGCTATATAGCTGGAGAGGTAGCTTATGAACCAGGTATAGCTAGTGCAATGTCAATACTGTTAGGGGGAATATTGATTTTTGTTGTAATAATAAATGAAGTGATGTTAAAAAAGAAAAGAGGAAGATATGAAAAATAA
- a CDS encoding alkaline phosphatase family protein encodes MRKLILVLIDGMGDHVSHKMGYLKALESANMGEKFTLLSELPSLSRPLYETILTGKTPIESGIINNQINRMSKEESIFSLAKKANLKTAAVAYHWVHELYNGSFNIEEDIEVEDLEKNINYGRFYWEDSYPDSHLFSLTNKLIKDKNPDFLLLHTMNIDDAGHRYGGLSKKYENRVHKLNYYFSHYVPMWQEAGYEIVITSDHGMDEKGNHGGDSKLEREVPLWILGDISKDYKEKKIDQKDIKKICCDILGVS; translated from the coding sequence ATGAGGAAGTTAATTTTAGTTTTAATCGATGGTATGGGAGATCATGTAAGTCATAAAATGGGATATTTAAAAGCTTTAGAATCAGCTAATATGGGGGAAAAATTTACTTTATTAAGTGAGCTTCCAAGTCTTTCAAGACCACTTTATGAAACTATTTTAACAGGGAAGACTCCAATAGAAAGTGGAATAATAAATAATCAGATAAATAGAATGTCTAAAGAGGAGAGTATATTTTCTTTAGCAAAAAAAGCCAATTTGAAAACAGCAGCAGTTGCATACCATTGGGTACACGAGCTATATAACGGATCTTTCAATATAGAAGAGGATATTGAAGTTGAAGATTTGGAAAAAAATATAAATTATGGAAGATTTTATTGGGAGGATAGCTATCCAGATTCTCATTTATTTTCTTTAACTAATAAGCTTATAAAAGATAAAAATCCAGACTTTTTACTTTTACATACTATGAATATTGATGATGCAGGTCATAGATATGGGGGGCTTTCAAAAAAGTATGAAAATAGAGTTCACAAATTAAATTACTACTTCTCACACTATGTACCTATGTGGCAAGAGGCTGGATATGAGATTGTAATAACTTCTGATCATGGAATGGATGAAAAGGGAAATCATGGAGGAGATAGCAAACTTGAAAGAGAAGTTCCTCTTTGGATTTTAGGAGATATATCTAAAGATTATAAAGAGAAAAAAATAGATCAAAAAGATATAAAGAAAATATGTTGTGATATTTTAGGAGTAAGTTGA